Proteins encoded within one genomic window of Deltaproteobacteria bacterium:
- a CDS encoding CGGC domain-containing protein, with the protein MSRIAIMSCQNVKDKMCIGCITCFKAMKRKDGEFARYKDDIEVVAMCDCGGCPGLAMPKLNLVRHICNQNGVDFDTLHIGTCLVKATKTSGCPIDLDKLKKMIEETTGKEVVIGTHNY; encoded by the coding sequence ATGTCGCGGATTGCCATTATGTCTTGCCAAAATGTCAAAGACAAAATGTGTATCGGGTGTATCACCTGTTTCAAGGCCATGAAACGCAAGGACGGCGAGTTCGCCCGTTATAAAGATGACATCGAGGTTGTGGCGATGTGTGATTGCGGCGGCTGCCCCGGCTTGGCCATGCCAAAATTAAACCTGGTCAGGCATATCTGTAACCAAAACGGGGTGGACTTTGACACCTTGCATATCGGCACCTGTCTGGTTAAGGCTACCAAAACCTCGGGCTGTCCCATCGACCTCGATAAGCTCAAGAAAATGATTGAGGAGACGACGGGTAAAGAGGTGGTTATCGGTACACACAATTATTAA
- a CDS encoding DUF5320 domain-containing protein → MPFFDGTGPWGRGPGTGWGRGPCGMGLGRVYGWGGGGRLWSRGWGWRGRGWGYGPPGWGYAGRPYRGYRFGGWGPPWGFDPWGPGYTGGGAAPYYSTPQEEMADLKEEQSFLQSQLEAIQKRLAELEETQAQE, encoded by the coding sequence ATGCCATTCTTTGATGGAACCGGTCCTTGGGGCCGGGGTCCGGGCACCGGCTGGGGCCGCGGCCCCTGTGGCATGGGCCTGGGCCGCGTGTATGGCTGGGGCGGCGGGGGCCGTCTCTGGAGCAGAGGCTGGGGCTGGCGAGGCCGCGGTTGGGGTTATGGCCCTCCGGGCTGGGGATATGCTGGAAGACCCTACCGGGGTTACCGCTTCGGCGGTTGGGGCCCGCCCTGGGGTTTTGATCCCTGGGGGCCCGGCTATACGGGGGGGGGCGCGGCCCCCTACTATTCCACTCCCCAAGAGGAGATGGCTGATCTCAAGGAAGAACAATCGTTCTTACAGAGTCAGTTAGAAGCCATTCAGAAACGCCTGGCCGAACTAGAAGAAACCCAGGCTCAGGAATAA
- a CDS encoding NifB/NifX family molybdenum-iron cluster-binding protein: protein MRVCISSEGNTLDSRVDPRFGRCNYFILADPDTMEYQAYPNPARDAIGGAGIQGGQWVANQGVQVVLTGRVGPNAQQVFAASGIKVALDVEGTVGEVLEALKAGRIVPQEINPAAVGPGMGPGRGMGGGRGMGGGRGMGRCWRPGEPAYGPGPGFGPGPPPAGGTWAPSTSQNEISQLREAARSIEKQLRQIQARLQELEKKKTT, encoded by the coding sequence ATGCGAGTTTGCATAAGTAGCGAAGGTAATACGCTGGATTCCCGGGTTGATCCCCGATTCGGCCGCTGTAACTATTTTATCCTGGCCGACCCTGACACCATGGAATATCAAGCCTATCCCAACCCGGCGCGCGACGCTATCGGGGGGGCTGGAATTCAAGGGGGGCAATGGGTGGCCAATCAGGGAGTCCAGGTGGTCCTCACCGGACGGGTCGGTCCCAATGCCCAGCAGGTTTTCGCAGCCAGCGGCATTAAGGTGGCCCTGGATGTCGAAGGCACAGTGGGCGAGGTTCTGGAAGCCTTAAAGGCCGGACGTATCGTTCCCCAAGAGATTAACCCCGCCGCAGTGGGACCGGGTATGGGACCAGGGCGAGGTATGGGGGGCGGTCGCGGTATGGGCGGCGGCCGCGGCATGGGCCGCTGCTGGCGGCCCGGTGAACCAGCCTATGGCCCGGGACCTGGTTTTGGGCCTGGACCACCTCCAGCCGGGGGGACCTGGGCACCGTCTACCAGCCAAAACGAGATTTCCCAGCTTCGAGAGGCGGCTCGCAGCATTGAAAAGCAGTTACGACAGATTCAGGCTCGACTTCAAGAATTGGAAAAAAAGAAAACTACTTAG
- a CDS encoding PAS domain-containing sensor histidine kinase has protein sequence MPENQAEPIIETYDWAHFIIQSIPVGIFTVDSQMRITDFNPRAEELTGYPRSEALGKFCADILRSNLCHTDCPLRQAMAQKTALEREAVIENRDGKKIPVTLCTAALRNDQGELLGGVETFRDITLLKKQEEERRNLVSMFAHDLKTPVVAIGGLTNRLRRGKLGPLSDSQASYLETIDQEMQRLEDLINNFLEFARLQLHEIKPLPSSIQVEKECQEVLALLEPIAESRGVTLIAEYPEEILVIEADPQLFRRVLENLLENAIKYSRPQTVVTLTVQSLDQEIVFRVQDQGTGIPPEDLSHLFEIFFRGTDPKRPRGFGLGLATVKTIIEAHGGKIWVESEPGRGSIFSFSLPRLM, from the coding sequence ATGCCGGAGAATCAGGCCGAACCGATAATAGAGACCTATGACTGGGCCCACTTTATTATCCAGAGTATTCCAGTAGGAATCTTTACGGTGGACAGTCAGATGCGGATTACCGATTTTAATCCCCGGGCGGAAGAACTCACCGGTTATCCGCGTTCTGAGGCTTTGGGTAAATTTTGTGCAGATATTCTGCGCAGCAATCTGTGTCATACCGATTGTCCACTCCGGCAGGCCATGGCTCAGAAAACCGCTTTGGAGCGAGAAGCCGTCATTGAAAACCGTGATGGCAAGAAGATTCCGGTTACCCTTTGTACTGCCGCCCTGCGCAATGATCAGGGAGAGTTGCTGGGGGGAGTGGAGACCTTTCGAGACATCACCTTATTAAAGAAGCAGGAGGAAGAACGCCGCAATCTGGTGTCCATGTTTGCCCATGACCTCAAAACTCCGGTAGTGGCTATTGGAGGACTTACCAACCGTCTCCGACGAGGGAAACTTGGACCCCTATCCGACAGCCAAGCTTCCTATCTGGAGACCATCGACCAGGAAATGCAACGCCTGGAAGACCTGATCAACAACTTTTTAGAGTTTGCCCGGCTCCAGTTGCACGAAATCAAACCACTACCGAGCAGCATCCAGGTGGAAAAGGAATGCCAGGAAGTGCTGGCCTTGTTGGAGCCTATAGCGGAGTCCCGGGGAGTTACCCTGATCGCCGAATATCCGGAGGAAATCCTGGTAATTGAAGCCGATCCCCAGCTTTTCCGCAGGGTGTTGGAAAACCTGCTAGAGAATGCCATTAAGTATTCGCGGCCCCAGACCGTGGTTACGCTGACGGTCCAAAGTCTAGACCAGGAGATTGTTTTCCGGGTTCAAGATCAGGGCACCGGGATCCCCCCTGAGGATTTATCGCATCTCTTCGAGATCTTTTTTCGGGGAACGGACCCCAAACGGCCCAGGGGTTTTGGCCTGGGGCTGGCGACGGTTAAGACCATCATCGAGGCCCATGGCGGGAAGATCTGGGTAGAAAGCGAGCCAGGCCGCGGCTCGATATTTTCCTTTTCTTTACCTCGTCTGATGTAG